A section of the Gasterosteus aculeatus chromosome 10, fGasAcu3.hap1.1, whole genome shotgun sequence genome encodes:
- the LOC120826889 gene encoding DLA class I histocompatibility antigen, A9/A9 alpha chain-like isoform X4, with translation MRLVGAEISVLSLLMMSLHGAAARVHIYQRMVSCEWDDETGEVKGYDQDGYDGEDFISYDLQTEQYIAAKQQAVIIKQKWDHDRALKAHNKNYLTHLCPEWLKKFLNYGRSSLMRTERPSVSLLQKTPSSPVSCHATGFYPDRAALFWRKDGEELHEDVDLGEILPNHDGTFQMRVDLKLSSVPAEDWRRYDCVFQLSGVDEDIVTKLDKTRTNREKPAGSTFIIIIIIAVLVAIIAAVVGFKVHRKRNAQRSSAKCPSDKSEEESLSGTN, from the exons ATGCGACTTGTCGGGGCGGAGATCTCGGTTCTGTCTCTCCTGATGATGAGCCTTCACGGCGCTGCAGCAC GTGTCCACATTTACCAGAGGATGGTCAGCTGTGAATGGGATGATGAGACTggtgaggtcaaaggttatgatCAGGATGGTTATGATGGAGAAGACTTCATATCATATGACCTGCAGACAGAGCAATATATCGCTGCAAAACAGCAGGCTGTCATCATCAAACAGAAGTGGGATCATGACAGAGCTCTGAAAGCACACAACAAGAACTACCTGACTCATTTGTGTCCTGAGTGGCTGAAGAAGTTCTTGAACTACGGGAGGAGCTCTCTGATGAGAACCG aGCGTCCCTCGGTGTCTCTCCTCCAGaagactccctcctctccagtcaGCTGCCACGCTACAGGTTTCTACCCCGACAGAGCCGCCCTcttctggaggaaagatggagaggagctcCATGAGGACGTGGACCTCGGAGAGATCCTCCCCAACCACGACGGGACCTTCCAGATGAGGGTTGACCTGAAACTGTCCTCCGTCCCTGCTGAAGACTGGAGGAGGTACGACTGTGTGTTCCAGCTGTCTGGTGTGGACGAGGACATCGTCACCAAACTGGACAAGACCAGGACCAACAGGG AGAAGCCTGCTGGctccaccttcatcatcatcatcatcatcgctgttCTTGTCGCCATCATCGCTGCTGTGGTTGGATTCAAGGttcacagaaagaggaacg ccCAACGCTCTTCAGCCAAATGCCCTTCGGACAAATCCGAAGAAGAGAGTCTCTCAGGGACAAACTGA
- the LOC120826889 gene encoding uncharacterized protein LOC120826889 isoform X2 — protein sequence MRLVGAEISVLSLLMMSLHGAAALTHSLKFFFTASSGVPNFPEFVSVGLLDEVEISHYDSDTRRSEPRQDWMIRVTEDDPQFWQRNTELTMGAQQDFRGHIEIAKRRFNQTGDYSQKEVEPDPADPFPEIYLSPGLGELTGPLLATTRPEALTLHEADKKTLYFNCVKGINRSGLCDRLPTVWSNRLGQNGPGPQWRILYKPPLKKRTADLQWRILHGAVASNAFISVINPTVLSKCPFCDLRETIYHVFTECKRLASFFSLLTSVFSLFNVVFTENIFIMGAAYKKAEKEKWQLLSYLSGSQNGHLFKQEGQSEGQRGAGGQSSVAGEHQGQALARVPLL from the exons ATGCGACTTGTCGGGGCGGAGATCTCGGTTCTGTCTCTCCTGATGATGAGCCTTCACGGCGCTGCAGCAC TGACTCACTCGCTGAAGTTTTTCTTCACTGCGTCCTCTGGAGTCCCAAACTTCCCAGAGTTTGTGTCTGTTGGGCTGCTGGATGAAGTTGAGATTAGTCACTATGACAGTGACACCAGGAGATCAGAACCCAGACAGGACTGGATGATCAGAGTCACAGAGGATGATCCTCagttctggcagaggaacactGAGCTCACTATGGGCGCCCAGCAGGACTTCAGAGGCCACATTGAAATTGCAAAACGACGCTTCAACCAAACtggag actacagccagaaagaagtggagccggaccctgcagaccccttccccgagatctacctgagcccaggactaggggaactgaccggccccctgctcgccacaacacgccccgaagcgctgacattgcacgaagcagacaagaagactctgtattttaactgtgtgaagggcataaaccggtccggactgtgcgacaggctccccactgtgtggtccaacagactgggacaaaatggaccgggcccacagtggaggattttatacaaacctcccctcaagaaacggactgccgacctccagtggagaattttacacggtgctgtcgcctccaacgcttttatttctgttattaatcccactgttctgagcaaatgccccttctgtgacctccgagagactatttatcatgtttttacagagtgcaagagacttgcgagtttcttctctcttttaacatcggtttttagtctttttaatgtggtttttactgaaaatatttttatcatgggagctgcctacaagaaagcagaaaaagaaaaatggcagctcctcaGCTACCTTTCAGGGAGCCAAAATGGCCATTTATTTAAGCaggaaggccagagtgaaggacagagaggggcaggaggccagagcagtgtggctggtgaacatcagggccaggctctggctagagttccgcttttataa
- the LOC120826889 gene encoding major histocompatibility complex class I-related protein 1-like isoform X1 — MRLVGAEISVLSLLMMSLHGAAALTHSLKFFFTASSGVPNFPEFVSVGLLDEVEISHYDSDTRRSEPRQDWMIRVTEDDPQFWQRNTELTMGAQQDFRGHIEIAKRRFNQTGGVHIYQRMVSCEWDDETGEVKGYDQDGYDGEDFISYDLQTEQYIAAKQQAVIIKQKWDHDRALKAHNKNYLTHLCPEWLKKFLNYGRSSLMRTERPSVSLLQKTPSSPVSCHATGFYPDRAALFWRKDGEELHEDVDLGEILPNHDGTFQMRVDLKLSSVPAEDWRRYDCVFQLSGVDEDIVTKLDKTRTNREKPAGSTFIIIIIIAVLVAIIAAVVGFKVHRKRNAQRSSAKCPSDKSEEESLSGTN; from the exons ATGCGACTTGTCGGGGCGGAGATCTCGGTTCTGTCTCTCCTGATGATGAGCCTTCACGGCGCTGCAGCAC TGACTCACTCGCTGAAGTTTTTCTTCACTGCGTCCTCTGGAGTCCCAAACTTCCCAGAGTTTGTGTCTGTTGGGCTGCTGGATGAAGTTGAGATTAGTCACTATGACAGTGACACCAGGAGATCAGAACCCAGACAGGACTGGATGATCAGAGTCACAGAGGATGATCCTCagttctggcagaggaacactGAGCTCACTATGGGCGCCCAGCAGGACTTCAGAGGCCACATTGAAATTGCAAAACGACGCTTCAACCAAACtggag GTGTCCACATTTACCAGAGGATGGTCAGCTGTGAATGGGATGATGAGACTggtgaggtcaaaggttatgatCAGGATGGTTATGATGGAGAAGACTTCATATCATATGACCTGCAGACAGAGCAATATATCGCTGCAAAACAGCAGGCTGTCATCATCAAACAGAAGTGGGATCATGACAGAGCTCTGAAAGCACACAACAAGAACTACCTGACTCATTTGTGTCCTGAGTGGCTGAAGAAGTTCTTGAACTACGGGAGGAGCTCTCTGATGAGAACCG aGCGTCCCTCGGTGTCTCTCCTCCAGaagactccctcctctccagtcaGCTGCCACGCTACAGGTTTCTACCCCGACAGAGCCGCCCTcttctggaggaaagatggagaggagctcCATGAGGACGTGGACCTCGGAGAGATCCTCCCCAACCACGACGGGACCTTCCAGATGAGGGTTGACCTGAAACTGTCCTCCGTCCCTGCTGAAGACTGGAGGAGGTACGACTGTGTGTTCCAGCTGTCTGGTGTGGACGAGGACATCGTCACCAAACTGGACAAGACCAGGACCAACAGGG AGAAGCCTGCTGGctccaccttcatcatcatcatcatcatcgctgttCTTGTCGCCATCATCGCTGCTGTGGTTGGATTCAAGGttcacagaaagaggaacg ccCAACGCTCTTCAGCCAAATGCCCTTCGGACAAATCCGAAGAAGAGAGTCTCTCAGGGACAAACTGA
- the LOC120826889 gene encoding DLA class I histocompatibility antigen, A9/A9 alpha chain-like isoform X3, whose translation MIRVTEDDPQFWQRNTELTMGAQQDFRGHIEIAKRRFNQTGGVHIYQRMVSCEWDDETGEVKGYDQDGYDGEDFISYDLQTEQYIAAKQQAVIIKQKWDHDRALKAHNKNYLTHLCPEWLKKFLNYGRSSLMRTERPSVSLLQKTPSSPVSCHATGFYPDRAALFWRKDGEELHEDVDLGEILPNHDGTFQMRVDLKLSSVPAEDWRRYDCVFQLSGVDEDIVTKLDKTRTNREKPAGSTFIIIIIIAVLVAIIAAVVGFKVHRKRNAQRSSAKCPSDKSEEESLSGTN comes from the exons ATGATCAGAGTCACAGAGGATGATCCTCagttctggcagaggaacactGAGCTCACTATGGGCGCCCAGCAGGACTTCAGAGGCCACATTGAAATTGCAAAACGACGCTTCAACCAAACtggag GTGTCCACATTTACCAGAGGATGGTCAGCTGTGAATGGGATGATGAGACTggtgaggtcaaaggttatgatCAGGATGGTTATGATGGAGAAGACTTCATATCATATGACCTGCAGACAGAGCAATATATCGCTGCAAAACAGCAGGCTGTCATCATCAAACAGAAGTGGGATCATGACAGAGCTCTGAAAGCACACAACAAGAACTACCTGACTCATTTGTGTCCTGAGTGGCTGAAGAAGTTCTTGAACTACGGGAGGAGCTCTCTGATGAGAACCG aGCGTCCCTCGGTGTCTCTCCTCCAGaagactccctcctctccagtcaGCTGCCACGCTACAGGTTTCTACCCCGACAGAGCCGCCCTcttctggaggaaagatggagaggagctcCATGAGGACGTGGACCTCGGAGAGATCCTCCCCAACCACGACGGGACCTTCCAGATGAGGGTTGACCTGAAACTGTCCTCCGTCCCTGCTGAAGACTGGAGGAGGTACGACTGTGTGTTCCAGCTGTCTGGTGTGGACGAGGACATCGTCACCAAACTGGACAAGACCAGGACCAACAGGG AGAAGCCTGCTGGctccaccttcatcatcatcatcatcatcgctgttCTTGTCGCCATCATCGCTGCTGTGGTTGGATTCAAGGttcacagaaagaggaacg ccCAACGCTCTTCAGCCAAATGCCCTTCGGACAAATCCGAAGAAGAGAGTCTCTCAGGGACAAACTGA